A genomic window from Salvia hispanica cultivar TCC Black 2014 chromosome 5, UniMelb_Shisp_WGS_1.0, whole genome shotgun sequence includes:
- the LOC125186232 gene encoding scarecrow-like protein 30, with translation MGTISRNEFQLSYAEEAAAHHSSGGEGSVPGDYFGNVFDYIKRMLMEEDDLDHRPCMFQDCSALQAAEKYFHDALSDRASAPPLDFTGSANFPPSSDPSTISCDLDWLTDSRAVVVDSNPPHHDSANLHQFLQNSPDHAAAGVRRTRGDDNEDQERCSKQSAAGYAEESVQLDKYDKSLLCPKLNPHFYDDSPPCLDDETSDDSDEESKKQYRKSKEVKRGRPKGSKKNRKVSQVVDLRTLLTRCAEAVSTYNTAAAQNLLNQIRQHSSPYGDPNERLAHCFANALEARMTGNGAALYTSSAAKSIPAAQLLKSYQSYVTACPFKRMSNIFANKSIAKISREANKLHIIDFGILYGFQWPCIIHGLSLKPGGPPLLKITGIDYPQPGFKPGERVEQTGRRLVQCCKRFNVPFEYKAIAKRWDEVELEELDIHSDEMVVVNCLYRLRHTSDEESSAGVGSQRDAVLSLIKRINPVLFVHGVANGSYSASFFTTRFKEALFHYSSVFDMMEATLPREDPDRLMYEREVYGRDVMNVIACEGAERVERPDTYKQWQMRNQRAGFGVVALNREIVEEVRAKVRWGYHTDFLLEEDGGWLLQGWKGRVMYALSCWKPLPPFPKPKSM, from the coding sequence ATGGGGACTATTTCACGGAATGAGTTCCAATTAAGCTACGCCGAAGAGGCGGCGGCGCATCATAGCAGCGGCGGCGAAGGTTCTGTGCCGGGCGATTACTTCGGCAACGTCTTCGACTACATAAAGCGGATGCTGATGGAGGAAGACGACTTGGACCACCGCCCCTGCATGTTCCAGGACTGCTCCGCTCTCCAAGCCGCCGAGAAATACTTCCACGACGCCCTCAGCGACCGTGCCTCCGCGCCGCCGCTCGATTTCACCGGATCCGCTAATTTCCCTCCCTCCTCCGATCCTTCCACCATCTCCTGCGATCTCGATTGGCTCACCGACAGCCGCGCCGTCGTCGTCGATTCCAATCCGCCTCATCACGATTCTGCAAACTTGCACCAATTTCTACAAAATTCTCCCGATCACGCCGCCGCGGGAGTCAGGAGAACCCGCGGCGACGACAATGAAGATCAGGAGCGGTGCAGCAAGCAATCAGCAGCAGGATATGCTGAGGAATCGGTGCAATTGGATAAGTACGACAAAAGCTTGCTCTGCCCAAAGCTGAATCCCCATTTCTACGACGACTCTCCCCCTTGCCTCGACGACGAGACCTCCGACGACAGCGACGAAGAGAGCAAAAAGCAGTACAGAAAATCCAAAGAGGTGAAACGCGGCAGACCAAAAGGCAGCAAGAAAAACCGCAAAGTAAGCCAAGTGGTGGACCTCCGCACCCTCCTCACCCGCTGCGCCGAAGCCGTCTCCACCTACAACACGGCCGCCGCGCAGAATCTCCTGAACCAAATCCGACAACACTCCTCCCCCTACGGCGATCCCAACGAGAGACTCGCGCACTGCTTCGCCAACGCGTTAGAAGCCCGAATGACCGGCAACGGCGCCGCGCTATACACCTCCTCCGCCGCGAAATCCATCCCGGCCGCGCAGCTCCTCAAGTCGTACCAATCCTACGTCACAGCCTGCCCTTTTAAGAGAATGTCCAACATATTCGCTAACAAATCAATAGCAAAAATCTCTCGAGAGGCAAACAAGCTCCACATCATAGATTTCGGGATCTTATACGGCTTCCAATGGCCCTGCATCATCCACGGCCTATCTCTAAAGCCGGGAGGGCCCCCGTTGCTGAAGATCACCGGGATCGACTACCCTCAGCCAGGGTTCAAGCCCGGGGAGAGAGTGGAGCAGACAGGGCGGCGCCTGGTGCAATGCTGCAAGAGATTCAACGTCCCCTTCGAGTACAAGGCCATCGCCAAGCGATGGGACGAGGTGGAGTTGGAGGAGTTGGATATCCATAGCGACGAAATGGTGGTGGTCAACTGCTTATACAGGCTGAGGCACACCTCGGACGAGGAGTCGTCCGCGGGGGTGGGGAGCCAGCGGGATGCGGTGCTGAGCCTGATAAAGAGGATAAATCCGGTGCTTTTCGTGCATGGGGTGGCGAACGGGAGCTACAGCGCGTCGTTCTTCACGACGAGGTTTAAGGAGGCGCTGTTCCACTACTCGTCGGTGTTTGACATGATGGAGGCGACGCTGCCGAGGGAGGATCCGGATAGGCTGATGTATGAGAGGGAGGTGTATGGAAGGGATGTGATGAATGTGATAGCGTGCGAGGGGGCGGAGAGGGTGGAGAGGCCGGATACTTACAAGCAGTGGCAGATGAGGAATCAGAGGGCCGGGTTCGGGGTGGTGGCGTTGAATAGGGAGATTGTGGAGGAGGTGAGGGCGAAGGTGAGGTGGGGTTACCATACTGATTTTCTGTTGGAGGAGGATGGAGGGTGGCTGCTGCAAGGATGGAAGGGGAGAGTTATGTATGCGCTTTCTTGTTGGAAGCCTTTGCCTCCTTTCCCCAAACCCAAATCAATGTGA
- the LOC125186234 gene encoding scarecrow-like protein 14, with protein ISAAVMLRGYQTYIRACPFKKMSNLLANKTIRKLADSATTLHIIDFGILYGFQWPCLIQALSERRGGPPKLRITGIDFPQPGFRPAERVADTGDRLARYCERFGVPFEYTAIAQKWESIKVEELKIERDELLVVNCLYRLQNVPDETVVANSPRDQVLTLIKRINPDMFIQGAVTGTYNTPFFVTRFREALFQYSSMFDMYEATVPREDPNRLLFEEEVFGKDITNIIACEGTERLNWPETYKQWQARTVRAGFRQLALDQQIVGYVRSKVKADYHKDFSVDEDGKWMLQGWKGRVLHAFSCWKPTNN; from the coding sequence ATATCAGCCGCGGTGATGCTCAGAGGCTACCAGACATACATCAGGGCTTGCCCTTTCAAGAAAATGTCCAATCTCTTAGCCAACAAAACCATCAGGAAACTCGCTGATTCCGCCACAACCCTTCATATAATCGACTTCGGCATCCTCTACGGATTCCAGTGGCCCTGCCTCATTCAGGCGCTCTCCGAGAGGCGTGGTGGCCCCCCCAAGCTCCGCATCACTGGGATAGACTTCCCTCAGCCGGGCTTCCGCCCAGCTGAGCGGGTGGCTGACACGGGCGACCGTCTCGCCAGGTACTGCGAGCGATTCGGGGTACCATTTGAGTACACGGCGATAGCGCAGAAATGGGAGAGCATCAAAGTGGAGGAGCTCAAGATCGAGAGGGATGAGCTGCTGGTGGTGAACTGCCTTTACCGGCTGCAGAACGTGCCGGACGAGACGGTGGTGGCCAACAGCCCGAGGGATCAAGTGCTGACGCTGATCAAGAGGATCAACCCTGACATGTTTATCCAAGGAGCTGTCACCGGAACCTACAACACACCCTTCTTCGTGACGCGATTCAGGGAGGCGCTGTTCCAGTACTCGTCCATGTTCGACATGTACGAGGCGACAGTGCCCCGGGAGGATCCAAACAGGCTGCTGTTCGAGGAGGAGGTGTTCGGGAAGGACATCACCAACATTATAGCGTGCGAGGGGACGGAGAGGCTCAACTGGCCGGAGACGTACAAGCAGTGGCAGGCAAGGACTGTGAGGGCCGGTTTCAGGCAGCTTGCGCTGGATCAGCAGATCGTGGGATACGTCAGGAGCAAGGTGAAGGCAGACTATCACAAGGACTTCTCGGTTGATGAAGATGGCAAATGGATGTTGCAGGGATGGAAAGGCCGAGTTCTTCACGCTTTTTCTTGCTGGAAACCTACCAACAACTGA
- the LOC125186233 gene encoding uncharacterized protein LOC125186233 isoform X1 produces the protein MAKRELSSTLKNLKFMQRASQKDEKIKKEEEPVPASDFPACTPVKRCVVIVEGDPHPGATRGRMSFLSFNPSIDKLNEEVSPPSETESAATSSGGQNELIRENGSPQDRSEDLGLESSSNDWNSNHKRRQHDAGAEAETPNKSRKGDQDSQDPNSARSRGSHKQNKREKLDWSVLRPPKYQSKKR, from the exons ATGGCGAAGCGAGAGCTATCCTCTACTCTCAAGAACTTAAAG TTCATGCAAAGGGCGTCCCAGAAAGAtgagaaaatcaagaaagaagaagagcCCGTGCCTGCATCTGATTTCCCTGCCTGCACCCCTGTTAAAAGATG CGTCGTTATAGTTGAAGGTGATCCACATCCAGGGGCAACAAGAGGTCGCATGTCGTTTCTAAGTTTTAATCCATCTATTGAT AAACTCAATGAGGAAGTGTCTCCCCCTAGTGAAACTGAATCAGCTGCTACAAGTTCCGGTGGGCAAAATGAATTGATCAG AGAAAATGGGTCCCCTCAGGATAGGTCAGAAGACTTGGGATTAGAATCTTCAAGCAATGATTGGAATAGCAACCATAAGAGGAGGCAACACGATGCTGGTGCAGAAGCAGAGACTCCAAACAAGTCAAGGAAGGGCGATCAAGATAGCCAAGATCCAAACTCAGCTAGAAGCCGTGGTTCTCACAAACAAAATAAGCGTGAAAAGCTGGATTGGAGTGTTCTTCGGCCTCCCAAGTATCAAAGCAAGAAGAGGTAA
- the LOC125186233 gene encoding uncharacterized protein LOC125186233 isoform X2: protein MQRASQKDEKIKKEEEPVPASDFPACTPVKRCVVIVEGDPHPGATRGRMSFLSFNPSIDKLNEEVSPPSETESAATSSGGQNELIRENGSPQDRSEDLGLESSSNDWNSNHKRRQHDAGAEAETPNKSRKGDQDSQDPNSARSRGSHKQNKREKLDWSVLRPPKYQSKKR from the exons ATGCAAAGGGCGTCCCAGAAAGAtgagaaaatcaagaaagaagaagagcCCGTGCCTGCATCTGATTTCCCTGCCTGCACCCCTGTTAAAAGATG CGTCGTTATAGTTGAAGGTGATCCACATCCAGGGGCAACAAGAGGTCGCATGTCGTTTCTAAGTTTTAATCCATCTATTGAT AAACTCAATGAGGAAGTGTCTCCCCCTAGTGAAACTGAATCAGCTGCTACAAGTTCCGGTGGGCAAAATGAATTGATCAG AGAAAATGGGTCCCCTCAGGATAGGTCAGAAGACTTGGGATTAGAATCTTCAAGCAATGATTGGAATAGCAACCATAAGAGGAGGCAACACGATGCTGGTGCAGAAGCAGAGACTCCAAACAAGTCAAGGAAGGGCGATCAAGATAGCCAAGATCCAAACTCAGCTAGAAGCCGTGGTTCTCACAAACAAAATAAGCGTGAAAAGCTGGATTGGAGTGTTCTTCGGCCTCCCAAGTATCAAAGCAAGAAGAGGTAA
- the LOC125190547 gene encoding uncharacterized protein LOC125190547: MEQDDCYQSVTETKYDCLLFDVDDTLYPLSSGISTECTKNIREYMISKLGIEEEKVPEMCAELYKDYGTTMAGLRAVGYDFDYDDYHSFVHGRLPYDWLKTDHTLKNLLQTVPIRKVIFSNGNDAHVAEVLSRLGVQDCFESIICFETLNPSKTSEQPEDTDATELPKTPILCKPLENSFVQAFKIAGINPQKTLFFDDSIRNLQTAKSVGLHTVWVGSSHKTDGVDYSLESIHNMKEAFPELWEGAVDKADAPYPEKAAIEAVV, encoded by the exons ATGGAGCAAGACGACTGCTATCAGAGTGTTACAGAGACAAAATATGATTGTCTCCTCTTTG ATGTGGATGATACCCTTTATCCCCTGAGTTCCGGTATATCAACGGAATGCACCAAGAACATCAGAG AATACATGATCAGCAAGCTCGGCATCGAGGAGGAGAAGGTGCCTGAAATGTGTGCCGAGTTATACAAGGACTATGGCACAACAATGGCCGGTCTTCGG GCTGTCGGTTATGATTTCGACTATGATGATTACCATAG CTTCGTACATGGTAGACTACCTTACGACTGGTTGAAGACCGATCACACTCTAAAAAACCTTCTGCAGACCGTCCCCATTCGCAAAGTT ATATTCTCGAATGGAAATGACGCCCATGTTGCTGAGGTTCTTAGCAGGCTTGGTGTACAGGATTGCTTCGAAAGTATCATTTGTTTCGAGACGTTGAATCCTTCTAAAACCTCTGAACAGCCTGAAGACACTGATG CAACAGAACTCCCTAAAACTCCAATTCTCTGCAAGCCGCTTGAAAATTCATTTGTACAAGCTTTCAAGATTGCTGGTATTAACCCTCAGAAAACG CTGTTCTTTGATGACTCCATTCGCAATCTGCAGACTGCAAAAAGCGTTGGCCTGCATACTGTTTGG GTTGGGTCCTCTCATAAAACAGATGGTGTGGATTATTCGTTGGAGAGCATTCACAATATGAAGGAGGCATTTCCCGAGCTGTGGGAAGGTGCTGTCGACAAGGCTGATGCTCCCTATCCTGAAAAGGCTGCCATTGAAGCGGTTGTCTGA
- the LOC125187622 gene encoding abscisic acid 8'-hydroxylase 2 yields the protein MMILMVVLALAAAGLLFRWCEQGRNRRLPPGSMGWPYIGETLKLYTQNPNTFFSTRRKRYGNIFKSHILGCPCVMISSPEAAKMVLASKAHLFKPTYPQSKERLIGPAALFFHQGHYHSLLKRLVAASFSPSAIRASVASVHTIALKLLSSWEHATSPICTLQQMKKYAFEVAMVSVFGGEAEAETEGIRCLYGELEKGYNSMAVDIPGSPFYKAMRVRKALNERLMKIIERRRGNGGGGGLLGNMLRVELGELADSQIADNIIGVIFAAHDTTATVLTWLLKYLHDNPNLLQAVAAEQEGIARKLQLEGDRGLTWDDTRDMSLTTRVIQETLRSASIVSFTFREAVEDVELEGYVIPKGWKVLPLFRSIHHTSDFFPHPHKFDPSRFEVSPRPYTYMPFGNGVHSCPGSEFAKLEMLVLLHHLITTYRWRVIGEEDAIQYGPFPVPKGGLLIHVTHRSRRRENISTSISSITQ from the exons atgatgatacTGATGGTGGTGTTGGCTCTTGCAGCGGCGGGTCTCCTCTTCCGATGGTGTGAGCAAGGCCGCAACCGCCGTCTACCTCCCGGTTCCATGGGGTGGCCTTACATCGGAGAAACCCTGAAACTCTACACTCAAAATCCCAACACCTTCTTCTCCACTCGCCGCAAAAG GTATGGTAATATATTCAAGAGTCACATATTGGGGTGCCCCTGTGTGATGATATCAAGCCCAGAAGCGGCCAAGATGGTTTTGGCGAGCAAAGCTCATCTCTTCAAGCCAACCTACCCACAAAGTAAAGAGAGATTGATAGGACCGGCGGCGCTCTTCTTCCACCAAGGCCACTACCACTCTCTGCTCAAGAGATTGGTCGCCGCCTCATTCTCTCCCTCCGCCATCCGAGCCTCCGTCGCCTCCGTTCACACCATTGCTCTCAAACTTCTCTCCAGCTGGGAACATGCCACCAGCCCCATATGCACCTTGCAACAGATGAAAAAG TATGCGTTTGAGGTGGCGATGGTATCGGTGTTTGGAGGGGAGGCGGAGGCGGAAACGGAAGGGATAAGGTGTTTGTATGGGGAATTGGAGAAAGGGTACAACTCGATGGCGGTGGATATTCCGGGAAGTCCGTTTTACAAGGCGATGAGGGTGAGGAAAGCGTTGAATGAGAGGTTGATGAAGATAATTGAGAGGAGAAGAGGAAATGGAGGGGGAGGTGGATTGCTGGGGAATATGCTGAGAGTGGAGTTGGGTGAATTGGCTGATTCTCAAATAGCTGATAACATAATCGGAGTCATTTTCGCAGCTCATGATACCACAGCCACTGTGCTGACGTGGCTCCTCAAGTATTTGCACGACAATCCCAATCTCCTCCAAGCTGTTGCGGCGGAGCAAGAGGGTATTGCACGCAAACTACAACTAGAGGGAGACCGGGGGCTTACGTGGGATGACACCCGAGACATGTCGCTCACTACCAGG GTGATACAAGAAACGCTTAGAAGTGCAAGTATAGTTTCATTCACATTCAGAGAGGCGGTTGAAGATGTGGAGTTGGAAGGGTATGTGATCCCCAAAGGATGGAAAGTGCTTCCTCTCTTCAGAAGCATCCACCACACTTCAGATTTCTTTCCCCACCCACATAAATTCGACCCTTCTAGATTTGAG GTATCTCCTAGGCCATACACATACATGCCCTTCGGAAATGGGGTACATTCATGTCCCGGCAGTGAGTTTGCTAAGCTTGAGATGCTAGtcctcctccaccacctcATTACTACTTACAG ATGGAGAGTGATTGGGGAAGAGGATGCAATACAGTATGGGCCTTTTCCAGTGCCTAAAGGAGGACTGCTTATTCACGTCACGCATCGGAGTCGGAGACGGGAAAATATCTCTACCAGCATCTCATCAATCAcccaataa